In Paenibacillus sp. BIC5C1, a genomic segment contains:
- a CDS encoding ester cyclase yields MTPEQIVRTFFEEVRSGRNLDYANTLMAEQVLAHQVISEEEVTVTRTPSVYADHVREMIEVYGDFSLQIQELLAQGEKVYVRWRQVGTHVGEVDGYAPTNLPVIEIASAVYRVENERIAEYWIQIDRLGIEKQLERNQS; encoded by the coding sequence ATGACGCCAGAACAGATTGTCAGAACTTTTTTTGAAGAAGTGCGCTCGGGTCGCAATCTTGATTATGCCAATACACTGATGGCCGAGCAGGTACTGGCTCACCAGGTGATCTCGGAAGAGGAAGTGACAGTCACAAGAACGCCTTCCGTCTATGCGGATCATGTGAGGGAAATGATTGAGGTGTACGGAGATTTTTCGCTGCAGATTCAGGAGTTGCTCGCACAGGGAGAGAAAGTATATGTACGCTGGAGACAAGTGGGTACTCATGTTGGAGAAGTGGATGGATATGCGCCGACCAACCTGCCCGTGATTGAAATTGCGAGTGCGGTATACCGAGTGGAGAATGAGAGAATTGCAGAGTACTGGATTCAGATCGACAGGCTGGGAATCGAAAAACAATTGGAGCGCAATCAGAGCTGA
- a CDS encoding GNAT family N-acetyltransferase, with protein sequence MTPTSNPDYKTIEELSLNHWPPLSTLLFDGWAMRFAQGYTKRANSIQPLHYSTMDVHEKIEQCEQIYASNQLSTIFKITPFIQPDHLDQLLHEKGYDIVDLSRVQTRSLETLKEPEHSDVKMDEQLTGEWLDHFCRLNQVSDLHRGTMELMLNNIRTRTGFISLFIDGQVVACGFGVVERGYIGLYDIITDANFRNRGLAEQMILHLLHWGKENGATSSYLQVVANNAPALKLYAKLGYTEIYTYWYRVKKV encoded by the coding sequence ATGACCCCTACATCGAATCCGGATTACAAAACCATTGAGGAACTATCACTCAACCATTGGCCGCCCTTATCCACCTTGCTTTTTGACGGATGGGCAATGCGTTTTGCACAGGGATATACGAAGCGCGCCAACTCCATTCAACCTCTTCACTACTCGACCATGGATGTGCATGAAAAGATCGAGCAATGCGAGCAAATTTACGCTTCCAATCAGTTAAGTACCATATTCAAGATTACGCCGTTTATCCAGCCGGATCATCTCGACCAGCTTTTGCATGAAAAGGGGTATGATATTGTGGATCTCAGCCGGGTTCAGACTCGGAGCCTGGAAACCCTTAAGGAGCCCGAGCACTCTGATGTAAAAATGGACGAACAGTTAACCGGAGAGTGGCTGGATCACTTTTGCAGACTGAATCAGGTAAGTGATCTGCATCGGGGAACGATGGAACTAATGTTGAATAACATCCGTACGCGTACAGGTTTCATCTCGCTGTTCATCGACGGACAAGTCGTTGCTTGTGGATTTGGTGTGGTGGAACGAGGCTATATTGGATTATATGACATCATAACGGACGCTAACTTCCGGAATCGGGGATTGGCCGAGCAGATGATCCTTCATCTGTTGCATTGGGGAAAAGAGAATGGTGCTACCTCCAGTTACCTGCAAGTAGTTGCCAATAATGCTCCCGCATTAAAACTGTATGCCAAACTTGGATACACGGAAATCTATACATACTGGTATAGGGTCAAGAAAGTCTAG
- a CDS encoding M48 family metallopeptidase, whose amino-acid sequence MLTIEINNHIINCHIEYGKRKKASITMDLPYMVTIKAPNGTSEDMIRQLVTQHGEVILTKSALMQQALDGPQAKEYEEEGKGKFLLFGKEHALHELIDVEGCSEEDLRANLKKFYFAECKRMIGERIGRYQQELKVKPKSVDIVESATKWGSCSWDKKLTFNYRLAMAPLEVIDYVIIHELCHIHHMNHDRSFWRRVGSVMPDYKAKEDYLMRYGRAMTL is encoded by the coding sequence ATGCTAACTATTGAAATAAACAATCACATCATTAACTGTCATATCGAATATGGAAAACGGAAGAAAGCTTCCATTACGATGGATTTACCCTATATGGTCACAATCAAGGCTCCCAATGGTACCAGCGAAGACATGATCCGGCAGCTTGTTACGCAGCATGGGGAAGTGATTTTGACAAAATCAGCTCTGATGCAGCAGGCGTTGGACGGTCCTCAAGCGAAAGAATATGAAGAGGAAGGCAAAGGGAAGTTTCTGCTCTTTGGCAAAGAACATGCGCTGCATGAGTTAATTGACGTAGAGGGATGTTCGGAAGAGGATTTGCGTGCGAATCTGAAGAAGTTTTATTTTGCGGAGTGTAAAAGAATGATCGGTGAGCGCATCGGCCGTTACCAGCAGGAGTTGAAGGTGAAGCCGAAGTCTGTGGACATCGTGGAATCGGCGACCAAGTGGGGAAGCTGCAGTTGGGATAAAAAGCTGACGTTTAACTACCGCCTGGCGATGGCTCCACTAGAGGTGATTGATTACGTGATCATCCATGAGTTATGCCATATCCATCATATGAATCATGATCGTTCGTTCTGGCGCCGAGTGGGCAGTGTTATGCCCGACTACAAAGCCAAGGAGGATTATTTGATGCGATATGGCCGAGCCATGACCTTGTGA
- a CDS encoding iron chaperone — protein sequence MSDSTSYDVLVDEYISQFPSDVQVKLQSLRQIIRDSAPNAVEKISYKMPTYAEHGNLVHFAAYSKHIGFYPGASGIEAFKEELSRYKGAKGSVQFPLDQPLPEELIRRIVEFRVQANVEKAREKKRKK from the coding sequence ATGTCAGATAGTACCTCTTATGATGTGCTGGTAGATGAATATATCTCGCAATTTCCTTCAGATGTACAGGTCAAATTACAATCATTAAGACAGATTATTCGCGATTCCGCTCCCAATGCCGTGGAGAAGATCAGCTACAAGATGCCAACGTATGCAGAGCACGGGAATCTGGTTCATTTTGCAGCGTACTCCAAGCATATCGGATTTTACCCGGGTGCCAGTGGGATTGAAGCGTTTAAGGAGGAACTCTCACGGTATAAAGGAGCCAAAGGATCGGTGCAATTTCCATTGGATCAACCATTGCCAGAAGAATTGATCCGCCGGATCGTGGAATTTCGGGTGCAGGCCAATGTGGAGAAGGCTCGGGAAAAGAAACGAAAGAAGTAG
- a CDS encoding putative holin-like toxin codes for MTVFEAIMLMLTFGTLLVAILSDKRK; via the coding sequence GTGACAGTGTTTGAAGCAATCATGTTGATGCTTACCTTCGGCACGCTCCTCGTTGCCATTCTGTCCGATAAACGCAAATAG
- a CDS encoding dihydrofolate reductase family protein encodes MRKLVLFLHASLDGFVEGPNGEMDIGWVSYDADLEKHAKEILSTADTVLWGRGTYQMMHSYWPSVPSNPSASQHELDHADWIEKTAKVVFSTTLEKVEWNNSRLVKEDIEEEINNLKQQPGKDMVILGSPRFAHHLMQLDLIDEYKITVSPVLVGKGLPLFQGIKEKINLNLIENKTFDSGAIGLVYQTVR; translated from the coding sequence ATGAGAAAACTCGTTCTATTTCTGCACGCATCGCTTGACGGTTTTGTAGAAGGGCCGAATGGTGAAATGGACATTGGCTGGGTTTCCTACGATGCTGATTTGGAGAAACACGCAAAAGAAATTCTGAGTACTGCCGACACGGTCCTTTGGGGGCGTGGGACTTATCAGATGATGCACAGTTACTGGCCATCTGTGCCTTCGAACCCATCAGCTTCGCAACATGAACTTGATCATGCTGATTGGATCGAAAAGACAGCCAAAGTCGTTTTTTCCACGACGCTGGAGAAAGTCGAATGGAATAATTCAAGACTCGTGAAAGAAGATATCGAGGAAGAGATCAATAACCTCAAACAGCAGCCAGGCAAGGATATGGTCATCCTCGGCAGTCCTAGGTTCGCACACCACCTTATGCAGCTTGATTTAATTGATGAGTATAAAATTACAGTTTCTCCCGTCCTGGTCGGTAAGGGATTGCCATTATTCCAAGGCATCAAGGAGAAGATCAATCTTAATCTAATTGAAAACAAGACCTTTGATTCTGGAGCCATAGGTCTCGTTTATCAGACGGTAAGATGA
- a CDS encoding glycosyltransferase family 39 protein: protein MSKVVHKSLYLILLVFVGVFIVSSLFVRAQYNYTLYGDNPILGTQQWSIFIPVIALLLVSGVVLYRLGLKLNKYSPKVVIPVVLLCSLAIQIIIIFVFPRVPTDDSQTVLSLAMNMLYDQDYSSFETGGYLHMFPFNFSTVLYLKTLLYLFPDNYLVIKLFNILFATVTTLMIYLIYKQLNHKSAERDYGVLIFAPTYLPSLFLNNLIYNDVIATAFLTSCLYFLIRFIREKSWQTIVIAAILLAIGNYFRSIGVIVLIAAMLTILLNMRSIGFKKVIASIFVLATLFNVPGWTQNAVLKSSGAVSEPVGENSAPVYMWLNMGINLERFGFWDNMESYQIYQREANYNKAESTELYKQEIERKLSEASLSDLAQMYYKKIIWTWTEGTYQMDRYGIGNESSSGMGGGRGGGIAGSYSYTNAVTELFKGDSVYRTGVLWIVYVMNFMMYCFIFIRLVGGIREKRYDEVSLILVILGFIGFYILWEIKSRYIYPVYPLLIVLSYMGFKDAYNFMSHRKLGWERSSLRKG, encoded by the coding sequence ATGTCTAAGGTGGTCCATAAGTCGCTTTATCTCATCCTGCTTGTTTTTGTCGGCGTGTTTATCGTTTCATCCCTATTTGTCCGGGCACAGTACAACTACACCTTGTACGGGGATAATCCGATTCTGGGTACGCAGCAGTGGAGTATTTTTATCCCAGTGATTGCCTTGCTTCTGGTATCGGGCGTCGTGTTATATCGGCTTGGTCTGAAGCTGAACAAATACAGTCCCAAAGTTGTCATTCCTGTGGTGCTGCTATGTTCTCTGGCCATTCAAATTATAATTATTTTCGTGTTTCCACGAGTGCCTACGGATGATTCACAGACTGTGCTTTCACTCGCGATGAACATGCTCTACGATCAGGATTATTCCTCGTTTGAAACAGGTGGATATCTGCACATGTTCCCGTTCAACTTTTCCACCGTCTTGTATCTAAAAACATTGCTGTACCTGTTCCCGGATAATTATCTGGTAATCAAGCTGTTCAATATTTTGTTTGCAACGGTAACGACATTAATGATTTATCTCATTTATAAACAGTTAAATCATAAGTCCGCGGAACGTGATTACGGGGTTCTGATCTTTGCACCCACGTATCTGCCATCCCTGTTCCTGAACAACCTGATCTATAACGATGTTATTGCTACGGCATTTCTGACATCTTGTTTATACTTTTTGATTCGGTTTATACGTGAAAAGTCTTGGCAGACGATCGTTATTGCCGCCATTCTGCTCGCCATTGGCAACTACTTCCGAAGCATTGGCGTAATTGTGCTGATTGCTGCTATGTTAACCATCCTGCTGAATATGCGAAGTATTGGATTCAAGAAAGTGATTGCCTCCATCTTCGTGCTGGCTACGTTGTTTAACGTCCCAGGGTGGACTCAGAATGCGGTATTAAAATCATCAGGTGCTGTAAGTGAGCCTGTTGGAGAAAATTCGGCACCGGTCTATATGTGGTTGAACATGGGTATTAATCTGGAACGATTCGGCTTCTGGGACAATATGGAGAGCTACCAGATCTATCAAAGAGAAGCCAACTATAATAAAGCTGAAAGTACAGAACTGTACAAGCAGGAGATTGAACGCAAACTGTCGGAAGCCAGCTTAAGTGACTTGGCCCAGATGTATTACAAAAAGATTATTTGGACCTGGACCGAAGGCACCTACCAAATGGATCGATATGGCATTGGTAACGAAAGCTCCTCGGGTATGGGAGGAGGAAGAGGTGGCGGAATTGCCGGCTCCTACAGTTATACCAATGCGGTCACAGAATTATTCAAGGGAGATTCCGTCTATCGGACGGGGGTGCTTTGGATCGTTTATGTGATGAATTTCATGATGTACTGTTTTATTTTCATTCGCTTGGTCGGTGGGATTCGTGAAAAGCGGTATGACGAAGTCTCTTTGATTCTGGTTATTCTCGGATTTATCGGATTCTATATTCTGTGGGAGATTAAATCGAGGTATATCTACCCCGTATATCCGCTGCTGATTGTATTGTCGTACATGGGATTCAAAGATGCGTATAACTTCATGTCTCATAGAAAACTCGGCTGGGAACGTTCTTCCCTGAGAAAAGGGTGA
- a CDS encoding phosphotransferase enzyme family protein: MLKLKYLFHNNDLAEMILKNWSYDPESLDMFQYYRISSNAVYPFRDQGKLHLLRFAPAEEKNQTNLAAELEFLTYLKLNQYGAMEAVPSHAGKELVEAHTPWGMYYASVFKRVAGNQMGSIDLNDQIVHSLGEALGKLHRLSREYTPKQAKRWMYTDVLDWMKDVLGEFPGENAALNEVEVLRIYFANWPVTLQNFGLIHYDFELDNVFYDEESHSCYAIDFDDAMYHWYAMDVEQTLDSLRDEIQPDEWEQKKRLFLQGYWKEAGDAYDMESMFPACRRFANLYGYVRVLRSGAEQWAHEPEWMSGLRARLDKAMAVKAKRFGQQQPHHLPAK; encoded by the coding sequence ATGTTAAAACTTAAATATTTATTCCATAATAACGATCTCGCCGAGATGATTTTGAAAAACTGGAGTTATGATCCGGAGTCACTGGACATGTTCCAGTATTATCGTATATCCTCCAATGCCGTGTATCCGTTCAGGGATCAGGGAAAGCTTCACTTGCTTCGTTTTGCCCCTGCAGAGGAGAAAAATCAAACCAATCTTGCAGCAGAGCTAGAATTCCTGACCTATCTTAAACTAAACCAATATGGTGCCATGGAAGCTGTACCTTCCCATGCAGGGAAAGAGCTGGTTGAGGCACATACGCCTTGGGGAATGTATTATGCCTCCGTATTCAAACGAGTTGCTGGTAACCAGATGGGCAGTATCGATTTAAATGACCAGATCGTACACAGCTTGGGTGAGGCATTGGGTAAGCTGCATCGTTTATCCCGTGAATACACACCCAAACAGGCAAAACGCTGGATGTATACCGATGTATTGGATTGGATGAAGGACGTGCTGGGGGAGTTCCCTGGCGAGAATGCGGCGCTCAATGAGGTAGAAGTTCTCCGGATTTATTTTGCAAATTGGCCCGTTACCCTGCAGAACTTCGGTTTAATTCATTACGATTTTGAACTGGATAATGTCTTCTATGACGAGGAAAGTCATTCCTGTTACGCCATTGACTTCGATGACGCGATGTACCACTGGTACGCAATGGATGTGGAGCAGACTCTGGATAGTTTACGGGATGAAATTCAGCCGGATGAATGGGAGCAGAAGAAGCGACTATTCTTGCAAGGGTACTGGAAGGAAGCAGGAGACGCCTATGATATGGAGTCGATGTTTCCGGCATGTCGTCGTTTTGCCAATCTGTACGGTTATGTACGTGTGCTTCGATCTGGGGCAGAACAATGGGCGCATGAGCCAGAGTGGATGAGTGGATTAAGAGCAAGGCTGGATAAAGCGATGGCAGTAAAAGCAAAGCGGTTTGGTCAGCAGCAGCCCCACCATCTACCGGCCAAATGA
- a CDS encoding HAD family hydrolase — MDDKKLIIFFDSGDTIVDESTEIRDEEGIVLSADLIPGADITIQKLHERGYTLALVADGDAQSFKNVFKQHGLHDYFSAMIISENIKASKPSPRMFKAAIGALDLSEGDFSRTVMIGNNLSRDMKGANALGITSIFQSWTPRYPHEPVDEIERPTHTVGEPMELLELIERLNAEVK; from the coding sequence ATGGACGACAAAAAGTTAATTATCTTTTTTGACAGCGGCGATACCATTGTTGATGAATCGACCGAGATTCGGGACGAAGAAGGAATTGTTCTGAGTGCGGATCTGATTCCGGGTGCGGATATCACGATTCAGAAGCTTCATGAAAGAGGGTACACGCTGGCCCTGGTTGCTGACGGCGATGCACAATCCTTCAAGAACGTATTTAAGCAGCATGGACTTCATGATTATTTTAGCGCAATGATTATTTCGGAGAATATTAAAGCCAGCAAGCCAAGCCCGCGGATGTTTAAGGCAGCAATTGGTGCCCTTGATTTGTCAGAAGGGGATTTTTCAAGAACAGTGATGATTGGCAATAACCTGAGTCGTGATATGAAGGGAGCCAACGCACTTGGCATCACCAGCATCTTTCAGAGCTGGACACCGCGTTATCCCCATGAGCCGGTGGATGAGATAGAACGTCCGACTCACACAGTCGGTGAACCGATGGAGCTGCTTGAACTTATTGAACGGCTAAATGCCGAAGTTAAATAA
- a CDS encoding GntR family transcriptional regulator — MEEPHRKPLLYLQTADLVMEEIRNRKLQPHDPVPSEGELSKLYSVSRMTAKLALQILEKQGIVYRLARRGTFVSGDYLGGPGKESLSGNVTTDKKLMKRKIALLFPNMDDYVARIIASVEKEARKSGCQLLIRITTDKEDESICLQELYEEGIDGIILFPRGRTRCSEKVLELNLLNYPLVIIDRIFREVNIDCVYHDHYQGAYNLTEYLIDRGHREIGYISMPFDGVTSREDRYKGYVQAMLDYALPVNGRNICLDCAEDYMLNLNGPNLQLKDFIQSNPAMTAVVCADDYIATSCLYTALSIYKQVPEELSIIGFSDIQLASLLPVPLTTAKQTTEKLGQAAVNLLCKRMENSREGALSIKVNTTIIERSSVRNLNQ; from the coding sequence ATGGAGGAACCACATCGGAAGCCGTTGTTATACTTGCAAACTGCCGATTTGGTGATGGAAGAAATCCGTAACCGGAAATTGCAGCCACATGATCCCGTACCATCAGAGGGGGAGCTCTCCAAACTGTATTCTGTCAGCCGTATGACGGCCAAGCTTGCGCTGCAAATTTTGGAGAAACAAGGTATTGTCTATCGGTTGGCGCGGCGGGGTACATTTGTATCGGGTGATTATTTGGGTGGCCCGGGTAAGGAGTCATTGTCGGGGAATGTAACTACAGACAAGAAGCTTATGAAGCGAAAAATTGCCCTTTTGTTCCCCAATATGGATGATTACGTAGCCAGAATTATTGCATCCGTCGAGAAGGAAGCACGTAAATCAGGTTGCCAGTTGCTCATTCGGATTACTACGGATAAAGAGGATGAGAGCATCTGCCTACAAGAGTTGTACGAGGAAGGAATCGATGGAATTATTCTGTTTCCAAGGGGGCGAACACGCTGCAGTGAAAAGGTGCTGGAGCTTAATCTGCTGAATTATCCTTTGGTAATCATCGATCGGATCTTTCGTGAGGTCAATATTGATTGTGTGTACCATGACCATTATCAGGGAGCCTACAACTTGACGGAATATTTGATTGATAGAGGACATCGGGAAATTGGGTATATCTCTATGCCGTTTGATGGAGTGACGAGCCGGGAGGACCGCTATAAAGGTTATGTGCAGGCCATGCTGGACTACGCACTGCCTGTTAACGGTCGCAATATTTGCCTGGATTGTGCAGAGGATTACATGCTCAACCTGAATGGGCCGAATCTCCAACTCAAGGATTTCATTCAAAGTAATCCCGCAATGACAGCCGTTGTCTGTGCGGATGATTATATCGCGACTTCTTGTCTGTACACGGCCTTATCCATCTACAAGCAGGTACCTGAGGAACTGTCCATCATTGGTTTTTCCGACATCCAGTTGGCGAGTCTGCTGCCCGTGCCACTGACTACGGCAAAACAAACGACAGAGAAGCTTGGACAGGCAGCAGTGAATTTGCTGTGCAAACGTATGGAGAATTCCCGAGAAGGTGCTTTATCCATCAAGGTGAACACAACCATCATCGAACGAAGCTCCGTACGTAATCTTAATCAATGA